CGTCTTCCAGTGAGCAGGTGCAGGGATGGCGACGTTGACCGCGTGGTCGATGCGCCCGGCGCGGATGTCGGCGATGCGCACCATGCCGGCGGAGTTCGCCAGTCCTGTCGCGGTCGAGCCCCAGTTTCCTTCGAAGATCCCGTCGGACGTCGAGGCGTCGTCGATCCGGCCGCCCCAGCACGCGTACCAGCCGTCCGTGCGCCTCTCCATGCGCCAGAACTCCCACAGTTGGTCGGTGCCTGGGGAGTAGACGGAGAGGGCGGCGTCGCGCCCGACGGCCGGAACCGCGCCGTTCGGGACAGGAACCGACCCGAAGATCGTGTTCCAGCCGCTGGGCGTGTAGCCCTTGTTCTGACAGTCGTGGAAGCGCACCGGCACTCGTGGTACTTCGGGGCCTGCCTCGTAGTAGCTGTTGTTGTACTGCCACACGTTGAGGGACGCGACGCCGCCGTAGAGGTCGGCGAAGGATGCGCGGAGGTGCGCCGCCATGGCGGCGCTCTCCGGATGGAGCGGCGCTGTCCGGACATCCGCCGTCCAGACACGGCTCTTCGCGAACGTGTAGGCAGCGGACGACGCGACAGGGCTCGGGCTCACCGTCGGGGACGGACTCACCGTCGGGGACGGACTCACCGTCGGGGACGGACTCACCGTCGGGGACGGACTCACCGTCGGGGACGGACTCACCGTCGGGGACGGACTCACCGTCGGGGACGGACTCACCGTCGGGGACGGGCTCGGCCTCTTGCCCGGCTTCTTGGTGGGCGCCGCCATGCGCGCGTACTGCCCCTCGGCCCAACTGGACGCGACGACATGCCGGCGCGCGCGAGAGCCGGAGGTGGAGTCGCTCGCCGACGACATCCACGCGGCGACTCGCGAGTCGCTGGAAGCCGCCCAAGAGGCAACAGGGGAAGCGGCCGACGCCTCGGACAACTGGCTCGTCGGGGCCATCGCCGTCGCCTCGGCGGCCGACGTCGGCGTCGAGCCAGGAAGCACGGCCCCCGCGGCCGACCCGAGGCCGGAGGACGGCGCCACACCTGCGCGCGGCGCCGTCGCATCAGCCCACCGCGCGATCTGGAGGAGACGCGCCGGCCCGCTCGAGCCCTCGGGCATGAAGACCTCTTCCGACTGCGCAGTCGCTGCCCCAGCAACGAGGGAGCCAGCGGTCACGGTGGCGAGCAGAGTGGCAACGAGGGCAGTGCGACGTGGAGGCATGAGGAGACGTCCATCTCGAGCAGGGGGTGGTCTCCCCTGAAGGACGGTCGAACCACGGCGCGACGGGAGCACTGCGACGGCGGACCACCCGCGATGAGGAGGCCGTTGGACGCATCGTCATCGTGAGGCCCCACGGCTGCCGAGCGTTGGGCCGGTGGGGCGACACACTCGGCTACCAACGGGACGCACCGTGTCCATGTGAACGGCGATGGGCCTCCGCGCGCTCCTGTCGGTTAGCCTCGAGGGCGGCGCGGACGGTGCGGACTGCGGCAGATCCATCACCGAGCCGACCGTCGAGCCCCTTGGAGCCGCACATGACGCAGCAATGGCCGAGCGCCTACGCCGAGCCGCCCGGCGAGCAGGGCCCCGGCGCTCTCCGGCGTCACGGGGAACGCCTTCTCCGTCGCTGGTACATCAGCGCCCCGCTCGTTCTCGTCGGCGCGGCCGTCGGCGTCGCCGCTGCGGCGGCAGCGCCGCCGTCCTACACCGCGGAGGCGCGGCTGGTGGTCGGTGGTCAGACGCTCGAGGCACGCTCCGTGCCCGGCGTGGTCTTCGCGACTCAAGAGCTTGCCGAGAGCTACTCGCGCTTCGTGGACGACGCGGCCGCGACGGGACGCGTGCAGGAGCTGGTCGGGATCCAGACCAGCGAAACGATCACCTCGGTGAGCGCGTCGCCGATCCCTGAGTCGAGCGTCATGATCGTCGAGGTGAGCGGCAGCGACGCGGAGGACGCGCAGCGGACAGCACAGGCGCTGTCGGAGGCGCTCGTCGACCAGGTCTCGGGCGTCTCGACGCAGGACGAGGCGGAAGGGGCTCTCGCGCGCTACGAGGAGCTGAGTACGGAGGCGTCGCAGCTGCAGGCGGAGATCGCGAGCCTCGAAGCCGACCTCGCCCAGCTCGGCACGAGTGGCGCGGGGGGGGCTCGGGGTCCGGAGGCGGATGTCCTTCGTGCTGAGGTCGCCGCCGCACAGTCACGCCTGAGCGTCCTGACGCTGCGGCAGGAGGCGGCCGGTGACCGGTACCTCGAGCTCACCACCACCGACCAGGTGAGCCTGACCCTCGTCCGGGACGCCGAGGTGGTTGCGGATGGACGTTCCCTGCTTCTCCTGCTCGGTGGTGTCGTCGGCGCTGCCGCGGGCCTCGCCGTCGCACTGGCGTTGGCCGCTCGGAGGCAGGCCGCCGGTCCCCGGCTGGTGCGTCACCAGGTAGCCCCCGGCGGCCCGGCACGCTCGCCGCAGCGCCCGACCGAGGACACCTCCGGGTCCCGCGTCGAAGGTGGCGACGCGGCCGCCGTCGTCAGCGTGGACGATGGCGTCTCGCCCTCCGAGGACGACCCCTTCGACGCCCTGCGGGGCGAGCGCCCCGGCGAGGTGTCTGGCCGCCGATGACCACGGGTGTCGTCTCGGGCGACCGGTCAGAGGTGGAAGAGGCGGCCGTTCGCCAGGGCCTGCCCCTGTACGTCTGGGCGTTCACGCTCCTCGTCCCGCTCAGCATGTTCACCGGCCAGGCAGGGGCCCTTGGCGTCCCGCTCCCGCTCGACAGGTTGGTCCTGGCGACGGGTATCGGCCTCCTCATCCTCACGCCGGCCGCGTGGTCCCGCCTCCGGCTGCGCCCGGTCCACGTCGTCATGGGCGTTGCCGTGGCGGGGATCGCGCTGTCCGCGGCCGCCACCGGCGTCCTGCTGGACCAAGTGGCGCTGTTCGCCCTGCTCGACCGGGTGCTCGTGCCCTTTCTGCTCTTCGCCCTCGCGCCAGTGGTGTGGTCCACGCCGCGACGGCGTGCGCTGCTCGTCAAGGTGGTCGTCGTCACGGGGCTGTACCTCGGGACCACCGCGCTGCTGGAGATGGTGGCGCCGCAGCTGGTATGGCCGGCCTACATCGTCGATCCGGAGGTCGGCATCCAGTACGGCCGGGCGCGGGGACCCTTCGTCGCCTCCGAGGCGGCGGGACTCGTCCTCGGCATGGCGGGGGCCGTGAGCGCCCTCGGCGTCGCGCGCCTGCACGGGACGTGGCGGTCACTCGCCGGCCTGTCGGTCCTGCTCTGCACCATCGGCACCGCCCTCACCCTCACCCGCTCGATCTGGCTCGGCACCGTGCTGGGGCTGCTGGCGGTGTGCGTCCTCGAGCGCCGACTGCGCCTGCCGGCTCTCGTGCTCACGGTGTCGACGGCACTCGTGGGCGTCGTGGTCGTCGCCTCCGTCCCGACCCTGCAGGAGTCCTTCACCGACCGTGCCACGACCTCGCGGTCCCTCTTCGACCGTGCCAACACCAACGCCGCGGGGCTCAGAGTCGTCGAGGACCGGCCGCTGACCGGCCTCGGCTGGACTCGCTTCGCGGCCGGGGAGGGCATGGACTACATCCGACAGGCCGACGACTACCCGTTGACCAATGTGCGCATCGAGATCCACAACGTGCCGCTGTCGCGGGCGGCGGAGACGGGCCTGCCGGTGGCCCTGGCGTACGTCGTCGCCGTCCTGCTCTCCCTCGTCACGCCGCTGCTGCGACACTACGACGGGGAGCAGCACGGCTGGCGCCTCGTGGCGGTCGCGAGCGTCCTCATGTGGCTGACGGCCGCGATGCTGAGCCCAGTCCCGTACCCGACCGCCAACTACCTCGTATGGCTGCTCGCGGGCGTTGCGGCGGCACCGGTCCTCACGCGGGACGGCGGGGACCCGTGGGCCGCCGTCCGGCCGCTCAGTCCCCCGACGCCCGCGAGGTGAGGGTCCGCCACATGTCTGCGACCTCACGCCGCACGCGGGGCCACGCGGCGGCGAGAAGCACCCCGACGGCCGCAGCGACGGACCCGGCCACGAGCACGGTGACGACCGCCCCCTGCTCGTCGAGCAGGAGGGCGCTGCCGAGCGCGGCCCCGGCCATGGCAGCTGCGACGAGGAAGGGGCGCACCACCGAGCCGATGACGTCGACGAGCGAGACCGGCGTCCCCCGTCCGGCGAGGTAAAGCCCGACGGGCGCGAGGGCCACGCCGATGACGGCGGTGACCGCGGCGACGCCCTCGATGCCCCACGGTGTGCCGACGAAGAAGCCAGCGATGCCGATCGGGCGGCTCACGAGCGCCCAGCGCGCCCACTGCCACGCTCGCCCGGACGTCGCGTACAGCCATCCGTTGGTGTACCCGACGACACCCGCCAGTCCGGCGATCGAGAGCCACCGGAAGACGGGCACCGCCTCCGTCCACTGCGGACCCAGCATGATGGCGACGACGTCGTCGGCGAGGACGACGAGCACCAGGACGAGCGGCATGCAGACGTAGGAGAGCCCGGCGACGACCGTCAGGTAGTAGCGCCGATACCGCTCGTCGTCGCCCCACAGCGCCCCCAGTGTCGGGCGCATGACGTTGGCGACGGGCTGGAGAACCTGCTCGAGCGGCGCGTGGAGGAGGTTGTACGCCCGCGAGTACAGACCCACCGGCGGGGCGCCGAGGAACGCACCGATGACGACCGCGTCGGCGTTCTTCCCGACGTAGTTGACGAGGTGGAAGCTCGACACCCCGCCGCCGAAGTGGAGCATCCCGCCGATGCCGGAGCGCCGGCGCGGCGGTCCGGGCCGCCACGGCACCGCCGCCCACGCCAGCGCGACCCCGAGCCCGGTCTGGACGATGACCTGTATGACGAGCGCCCAGTAGCCCGCACCGAGAAGGGCGGCGGCGACGGAGGCGAGGATGCCGAAGACTACGGAGACGCCCTGCCGGATCGCGACCTGCCGGTACTGCAGGCGCCGCATGAGCAGGGCGTGGTGCTGGACGCCGAGCCCCGCGAGGGCGAACGACGTCGCCGTGGCGAGCGTGATGCCGAGGAGCTCCTCGCGGCCGAAAGCGAGCGCCACGAGCGGCGCGCTGGCCATGGCGAGAAGCATGAGGACGGTGCCGAGCGCGACGTTGAGCCAGAACAGGGTGCTCGACTGAGCGTGGTCGATGCGCGGACGCTGGATGACGGCCTCGCTGATGCCGAGCGTGCCGACGACCGTGACGAGCCCCGTGATGGCGGTGACGATGGCGACGAGACCGTAGTCGTCGGGGGACAGGATCCGCGCGAGGACGGGGATGCTCGCCAGGCGGACGGCGTAGGCGATGCCCTGGGTGCCGACGTTCCACGCGATGCCGCGGGCGCTGCGACCGCCGGCGCCCGCCATCTCCGGACGCTCGAGTGCGGCGTCGCGCGCCGCGTGGCGTGCCTCGCGGCGGGCGGCCTGCCGGGCGGCGGAGCGGGCACCGGCGCGCGTCCGGAAATCCGCCGTCACGCGGTGGGCGTCCGCGACGGGACACGGGCCAGCCAGACCTCCGCCTCGGCGCGCACGTCCTGCGGGACCTGCGCCGCGGCCCACCGCTCGGCGCGCTGCCGGAGCACACCGGGAGCGGCCGCGGCGACCGCGGCTCGGGCGATCAGGCGGGGTTCGCGCCGGCGCACCGCCAGGCCGGCGTAGGTGCGCGCAGCGTCCCAACGCCGCCCGGAGCGCAGCTCGAGGTCGCCCCAGATGAAGTCCCAGCTGTCGAAGTCGCCCTCCACGCCCTGCTCGGCCTGCAGCCGCTCGAGGCGAGGACGCAGGGCCGCCTTCGCGGCCCGGCCGTTGGCGGTGCCGCGGGACAGGCCGCCGCCGTGGACGAGGTAGCCGACAACAGGTCGGTCGACCACAGCGAGCGGCGCGACCAAGGAGACTCGGACCCACATCTCGTAATCGCCGTGGTGGCGCATGTCCTCGTCGAACCCACCGACCTCCTCGACCACGGAGCGGGCGACGACCGTGCCGGAGCCGCCGCCGGGGATGAGGTTGGTCGCGACCTGGCGGCGCTGCATGCCGGGCGGCGGGGGGGCCTGCCACGACAGGATGCGCAGGTCGTCGTCGACGGATACCGCGCCCGCCGTCACCCAGCCCGCTCCGGGCGTCTGCTCCACGGCGGCCAGCTGGGCGCTCAGCTTGTCCGGGGCCCACAGGTCGTCGTCGTCGAGATAGGCGACCCACGACGCCGTCGTGGCGGCGGCGCCGGCATTGCGCGCGGCGCACGGCCCCCCGTGCGGCCGCGGAGACGGCACCACCCGGAAGCGGGGGTCGCCGAGGGCATCGACGACGCGCTCGGCGACGCCGCCCTCGCCGTCGTCGACGACGACGACCTCGAGGTCCACGCCGGTCTGCCACGCGACCGTGCGCAGGGTGCGGTGGAGCAGGTCGGGACGGTCGTGCGTCGGCACGACCACGGCGACGTCCGCCCCCATCACGCCCTCCCGTCCGTTGCTGGCACGAGTCGAGAGTACGGGCGGCTGCCGAGAGCGGCGTCCGGCGGGGGCCTGGTCACCGCCGGGCCGGAGAACTCAGACGGGCTCCGGCTGTGGTGCGCCGTCGCGGAATCCGACCACCCGCGCCGGGGAGCCGACGACGATCGCACCGGCCGGGACGTCGCGGGTGACGACCGACCCTGCACCGACGATCGCCCCGTCCCCTATCGTCACGCCCGCCACGACGACGACCCGCACCCCGAGCCACGCACCGTCGCCGATGACGACGTCCCGCTCGCGCCGCGGCTGGTCCATGATGTGGGTCCCCCAATGGCTGCCGTAGTCGCTGGCGGTGATGAACACCTCGGGTGCCAGGACGCAGCCGTCGCCGAGTCTGATCCGACCGCTGCCGTCCCCGGCCCACAGCGCGGAACGCTCGCCGATGTACACCCGCTGGCCGACCGTGATGCGCTCGGCGTTGCGCAGGCTCACGTTCGGCGACATGTGCAGGTCCGGCCCGGCCGTGATCAGGCGGCGTTCCTCGACGTGCCCCCAGGCGTAGAGATGGACGAGGCGGAGAACGTGAAGCCACGTGCGGGGGTCCAGCAGACGGAGTGCGGCGCGTGTCGTGGTCGTCACAGAGGTCCCCTTCCCTGCCACGGCAGAGCAGGACCGTAGCCGGACCCGCTGGCGCTGACCAGGCCCGAGGCCGGGACCAGGCAGGTGCAGTGGGCGTCATGAGCGGGTACCGCCATCCATGCCGTCCCGCGCACCGAGTGGACCCGACGAAGCGCGCCACGTACTGTCGGAGCCAGCCACCGTTGGCCGGGTGGCGTCGACCACCCGTCTGGGTGGTTTTTCCTTTTTCCAGGAGGCCACGTGACGCACACGCTATCGGTCGTGGTGCCCGCGCACGACGAGGCAGAGGTCGTCGCCCGCTGTCTGTCCTTCCTCGCCGAGATGCCCGAGGGCGAGGTCCTCGTCGTAGTCGCAGCCAACGGCTGCTCCGACCGGACCGCGGCCGTTGCCCGTAGCGCCGCCGGCGACCGCCGCGACGTCGTCGTCCTGGACCTGCCGGAGCCCGGGAAGGTGCGCGCCCTGAACGCCGCGGACGAGGTGGCTGGTGACGTCTTCCCCCGCGTCTACCTGGACGCGGACGTCGTCGTCGACGCGGCCGCTTTGCGCGGGCTGCGCGACGCCCTCACCGCCTCCGACGCCCCGCGTGTCGCGGCCCCGGCGCCCCGCTTCCGGCTCGACGGCCGTCCGTGGCCGGTCCGTGCCTTCTACGACGTCTTCACGCGTCTGCCCTACGCCCGCGAGGGCCTCGTCGGGCTGGGCGTGTACGCGCTCAACGCTGCTGGCCACGCGCGCCTCGGCCACTTCCCCGACCTCGTCGCGGACGACCTCTATGTCCAGCGGCTCTTCGACGCCGACGAGCGGGTCGCGACCCCCGCGGCCTTCGACGTCGAGACCCCGCGGACGACGGCGGCGCTGGTGAGGGTCCGCACGCGTGTCGCGACGGGCAACGCGCAGCTCGCCGCGACGCACGCCGGCGACCGCTTCGCCAGCACGACCGGCGGCACGACGGCCGCGCTGCGCTCCCTCGTCCGCGAGCGGCCCGGGCGCCTGCCCGCCGTGCTCTGCTACGCGCTCCTGACGGTCGCCGCCCGCCTGCGGGCACGGCTCGGTGGTCGGGCCGCGACGGCCCGGTGGGAGCGCGACACGACGACGCGCGCCGCCGCGGAGGAGCCGGGGGGGACCGTGGGGTCCGGCGCCGAGCGCAAGGTGCGCCTGGACATGCTCGACTTCGACGCCGTGACGGCCGACGACGTCGTGGACCGGGTCGTCGCCGACGCCTCGTCGGGCCGAGGCGGGGTCATCGTCACCCCCAACATCGACATCATGCAGCAGTGCCGCGACCCCGAGATGGCGGAGGTGTTCCGCGCCGCCGACCTCGTCGTGGCCGACGGCGCCCCCGTCGTGCTCGCGAGCCGGCTCGTCGGGGACCCCCTGCCCGAGCGCGTCACCGGTTCGGGGCTGGTCCCCCTCCTCTCGCAGGCCGCCGCGGAGCAGGACCTGTCCGTGTTCCTCCTCGGCGCGGCCCCCGGTGTCGCCGACCGCGCCGCCGAGCGGCTGAGGGACGAGGCACCGGGCCTGGACGTCGCCGGCACGTACTGCCCGCCCCTCGGCTACGAGCACGACCCGGAGGAGCTGCGGAAGATCGACAAGGCCGTCACCGCCGTCGCCCCGGACATCGTCTTCGTCGCCCTCGGGGCGGGCAAGCAGGAGCGGCTGTCCCACCGGCTCGCCGACCTGCTTCCGGGCACGTGGTTCCTCGGCTGCGGCGCGGCCCTCACGATGGTCGCCGGCGAGGTGCCGCGGGCGCCGGGCTGGCTCCAGGGCCTGGGCGTCGAGTGGGTGCACCGGCTCGTCATGGAACCGCGCCGCCTCGCCCGCCGCTACCTCGTCGACGACGCGCCCTACGCCGTCCGGCTGCTGCTGTGGTCGGTGCGGAACTCCCGCCGCCGTCCCCTAGCGTCGACTGCGTGAGCCGACGCGTCGCCTACCTGACCGCCGTCTACCCCGCGCTCTCCTGCGCCTTCATCGACCGGGAGGTCGACGCCCTCCGCGCGGAGGGCCGTGAGGTCGTCACCTTCTCCGTGCGCCCGCCGTCGCCGACCGACCTGGGCACCGAGGCGGCGCGCGGGCGTGCGGCCGCGACGCCGACGATCCTCGGCGACGGGGTGCTTCCCGTGCTCGCCGCGGTCGCTCGCCTCGCGCTCCGCCGCCCAGGGGTGCTCGTGCGCGGGCTGCGGCGGGCGGTCGGGACCGGCGCACCGCGCCTGCGGAGCCGAGTGTGGCAGGTCTTCTACCTGCTTGAGGCGGTCCGGCTCCTCGAGCTCATGCGGGCCGCTGAGGTGCGGCACGTCCACGTCCACTTCGCGAACAACGCGGCCGACATCGCCAGGGCCGCGGTCGCGCTCGGCGGGGACCTCGACGGAGCGGGCTCCTGGTCGTGGTCGTTCTCTATGCACGGCCCGACCGAGCTCGAGGACCCGGTCGGCTTCGACGTGGCGGCCAAGGTCCGCTCGGCCGACTTCGTCGCCTGCATCAGCGACTTCTGCCGCAGCCAGCTCATGCGGTGGACGACGCCGCAGGAGTGGGACCGGCTCTACCTCGTGCGGATGAGCGTCGACGCCGAGCGCTACCGGCCGACCGAGAGACCGGATCGCGACCCGGCGGCGCCGTTGCGCGTGCTCTTCGTCGGGCGCCTCGTGCCGGAGAAGGGCCCGAGCGTGCTGCTCGACGCCGTCCGCCGGATGCCCGACGTCCCGCTGGAGGTGCAGGTCGTGGGCGCCGGCGACCTCGCCGACGATCTCGCCGCCGTCGTCGCACGGCATGGTCTGGGCGACCGGGTGCGTCTGGTCGGACCACTCGGCCAGGACGAGCTGCCGGCTCGTTACGGGTGGGCGGACGTGTTGTGCCTGCCGAGCTTCGCCGAGGGCCTGCCGGTCGTCCTCATGGAAGCCATGGCCACGGGTCTGCCCGTCGTCACCACCCCCATCGCGGGAGTGGGCGAGCTCGTCGAGGACGGTGTGTCCGGTCTGCTGTGCCCGCCCGGGCGGGCCGATTTGCTCGCCGCGTGCCTGCGCCGGCTCGCCGAGGACCCGGCCCTGCGTCGGCGCCTCGGCGCCCGCGGGCAGCAGCGGGTGCGCCAGGAGTTCCTCCCCGGCCCGAACGCGGCCGCGCTCGACGCGCTCCTGCCCGGCTGACCTGCCTGCCCGGCTCGACCTGCCTGCCCGGCTGACCTGCCTGCCCGGCTCGACCTGCCTGCCCGGCTCGACCTGCCTGCCCGGCTCGACCTGCTGCCCGGCTCGACCTGCTGCCCGGGTCGATCCGTTCCTCGCTCAGGCGGCGGCGAGCGGGAAGCGGCTGGCCCGGCGGGCGGCGAACAACTGCAGGAGCGGAAGCCACGTGCGCGGACGGCGCGCGAGCCACCCCAGCCTCGCTCGCGCCTCGCCGCTGCGACCGGCGCGCTGCGCGGCCCTGGCCTCGTCCCAGTGGACGCGGGCGTAGGCCTGCTGGCGCAGCCGGGCGTCCATCCAGGAGCTGGTGGCGTGGGAGTCGATGATGTCGTCGAAGCAGCGGCGCGTGGCGTCCCAGTCGCTCGAGGCCTGCGTGTCGTGCATGTGGTAGAGCACCGTCGGCCGCGGCAGCGCGACCCCCGGCGCGCGCTCCATGACGCGCAGCCACAGGTCAAGGTCCTGCGCGCGCGGCAGCGGCCGGAACCCGCCGACGCGGTTCAACAGCTCCCGGCGGACCATGGTGCCGCTCGTCGTGATGACGTTCCCGGGCACCAGTAGCCGCCTCGGGCTGAGCCGTAGCGGACGCCGCCACGCGTTGCCCATGACGAGGCCGGTCGTCGTCACCGACGGCGCGGTCACGAGACCCTCCCCCTCCCCGGCGGCGACGAGGAGCTCGAGGTGGCGCGGGAGCCACTCGTCGTCGGAGTCGAGGAAGGCGACCCACGTCGCGGTGGCGTGCGTGATGCCGGCGTTCCGGGCGCGCCCGCTGCCGCCGTTCTCCGGCATCCGCACGAGCGTGGCGCCGTGGGCGAGGGCGACGTCCGGGCTGGCATCGCTGCTGACGTCGTCCACGACGACGACCTCGGTCGGCCGGACGGTCTGCGTGGCGACGCTGCGCAGGGCCCGGTCGAGCATCTCCGCGCGGTCGCGCACCGGGACGACCACGGCCACGTCGACCGTCGGGCGCCCGTCCCTTGCCGGTACGTCCGGCGTCCGCTGCTCGAGCGTCATCAGTAGGCGCCCCGCGCCTGGAGAACGGCGACCACGGTCCGGGCGAGGATGCGCAGATCGAAGCCGAGCGACCAGTTCTCGACGTACCGGACGTCGAGGCGCGTCGACTCCTCCCACGAGAGGTCGGAGCGGCCGTTGACCTGCCAGAGGCCGGTGATGCCCGGCGGCACCAGCAGGCGCCGCATCGTCGTGGCGTCGTACTCCTCGACCTCGCTGGGCAGGGGTGGGCGAGGTCCCACTACGGACATGCTGCCGAGGGCGACATTGAGCAGCTGCGGGAGCTCGTCCAGCGACGTCCGCCGGAGGAAGCGGCCCACCCGCGTGACGCGCGGGTCGTCCTGCATCTTGAACAACGGACCGGCGCCCTCGTTGTCGCCGACGAGCGCCAGGAGCCGCGCCTCGGCGTCGGCGTGCATCGTCCGGAACTTGAGGATGGTGAAGGGCCGGCCGTTGCGACCAACGCGGACCTGCCGGAACAGGGCCGGCCCGGGGCTGTCGAGCCGGATCGCGAGCCCGACGACCAGGAACACCGGCGAGAGCACGAGCAGAGCCAGCCCAGCGGCGAACCTGTCGCCGAGCGCCTTGACGAAACGGCGGGGACCGCCGAGCTCGGGTGGGGAGAGGTGGACGACGGGAAGGCCGCAAACGGCCTCCAGTGACACTCTCGGGCCTACGGCCTCGACCATAGGCGGCGCGAGCGCCACTTCTCGGCCCTCGGCGTGGAGCGCTCGCTCGAGGACGTCGATCGCGGTGAGCCGCGCCCCGCCCGAAGGGGCTACGAGCACGAGGTCGGCGTGACTGCGCGCGGCGGCGAGGACGACGTCCTCAGGGCCGGACACGGGGTCCAGCAGCAGCAGGCCGTCCTCGGTGTCCAGGGCAGCGTGGCGCATGCCGCCGGGCTCGGCGGCCGCCACGACGTGCCAGCCGTGGTACCGGTTGCGGTGGATGCGTGCGGCAAGACGGACCGCCTCCTGAGGCTCCCCGACGACCAGAACACGTCGGCGGGTGACGCCGCCGGCGTGACGGCGCTGGAGCTGCTCCCGCATGATCGAGCGGGAGAGCAGGGTGAGGCCGAGCACGAGCGCGACCCCCACGATCCCTACGGGTGCCCAGACCTGCGGTAGGACCAGCCAACCAAGGGTGCCCATCACCGCCAGGGCGACGACACCGGAGACACTGACTCGGTAGTTCTCCGAGGCGCCGTGAACGAGGAAACGGTTCTCGTAGGCCCGGCCGAGCCCGAGGGCGCACACCCACACCGCGGCGACGAGAACGGAGGCGAGGAGCACCGCGACCGGGAAGCTCAATGGACCGGCGAGATTCCAGACCGCCTGCTGACCGACGATGACGGGCGCCAGGGAGCCGACCACGAGGGCGACGAAGAACGCCACCAACGCATCCGCCGCGGCGAGGGCCCGCACGTGCCGCCGATGGGTGGAGCCGAACACCGGTCGGGTCTCGTCCGCAGCGTGAGACACCGAGGGCACATAGGCGCCGACACGTTGGGCGTCACCCGCGCCAGAGGTGGAGGAGTTGGTGGCGGAGGCGGTCCGCACGTCGACAATCCGGGGTGCTACCTCGCCGGCGTCGATCAGCCGACTACCCGGCGCGTCAGCGCGCGACATCTCGTGCTGAGGGGCGCTCACGCACACCCTCGGCCGCGGTCTCGGTCGTGCATTCGGTTCCTCCTGGAAGGGCTGCTCCTTGCGGTCACGACGCCTCTTCCTCGAGCACGACCTACCCAGAGTGCCCCACGCACCGCGGTAGGTCCACCGCTCGCATGCACCGCTACCGCAGACGTCGATCACGTAGTACCCGAACGCGCGCCGACCATGCCGTCGGGAGCGGGACCCGCTCACGACCTTTCGCCCTGAAACCGCTCGCAGGCCCTGCACTCGCAGCAGGATCATCACGTGCAGAAGACCTTCGTGCCGCGTCTGCGGCGAGTTGAGGTCCGCGGCCGGACCGGTACCCCGACACGACAGGAGGAAGTGCGGACCTTCGACGTCTTCGAGACCGTGCTCGTGCGCATGATCTCGCCTCCCGCGGCTGTCTTCGACGTGGTGGGACGACGTGCCGCCTCGGTAGGGCTGCTCGACTGCTCACCGGCCGCCTTCGGACGAGCCCGCCAATGGGCCGAGGCGCGCGCCCTGCGATGGACGGGGGACCGCACTTCGCTCGAGGGCATCTACGCCGAGATGTGCCACGCCCTTCGGCTCGAGCCTGAGGTCGGCCAGCGGCTCGCGGAACTGGAGCTCGAGGTGGAGAGGTCGCTGCTGCGGACATGGCCAGCGGCTCGGCGAATGGTCGATGCGGAGCGTGCCTCGTCCGGCCGGGTCGTCTACGTCAGTGACATGTACCTGCCGGCACGCTTCATCGAGGACCAGCTACGGACCCACGGCCTCTTCACGGACGGCGACGCCCTTTTCGTCTCCCATGCCCATGGCGCCACCAAGCGCACCGGCATGCTGTTCCCGGCCGTCGCCGATGCGCTCGGCGTCCGAACGAGCGA
This window of the Aquipuribacter nitratireducens genome carries:
- a CDS encoding glycosyltransferase family 2 protein, coding for MGADVAVVVPTHDRPDLLHRTLRTVAWQTGVDLEVVVVDDGEGGVAERVVDALGDPRFRVVPSPRPHGGPCAARNAGAAATTASWVAYLDDDDLWAPDKLSAQLAAVEQTPGAGWVTAGAVSVDDDLRILSWQAPPPPGMQRRQVATNLIPGGGSGTVVARSVVEEVGGFDEDMRHHGDYEMWVRVSLVAPLAVVDRPVVGYLVHGGGLSRGTANGRAAKAALRPRLERLQAEQGVEGDFDSWDFIWGDLELRSGRRWDAARTYAGLAVRRREPRLIARAAVAAAAPGVLRQRAERWAAAQVPQDVRAEAEVWLARVPSRTPTA
- a CDS encoding acyltransferase, whose amino-acid sequence is MTTTTRAALRLLDPRTWLHVLRLVHLYAWGHVEERRLITAGPDLHMSPNVSLRNAERITVGQRVYIGERSALWAGDGSGRIRLGDGCVLAPEVFITASDYGSHWGTHIMDQPRRERDVVIGDGAWLGVRVVVVAGVTIGDGAIVGAGSVVTRDVPAGAIVVGSPARVVGFRDGAPQPEPV
- a CDS encoding O-antigen ligase family protein, whose product is MTTGVVSGDRSEVEEAAVRQGLPLYVWAFTLLVPLSMFTGQAGALGVPLPLDRLVLATGIGLLILTPAAWSRLRLRPVHVVMGVAVAGIALSAAATGVLLDQVALFALLDRVLVPFLLFALAPVVWSTPRRRALLVKVVVVTGLYLGTTALLEMVAPQLVWPAYIVDPEVGIQYGRARGPFVASEAAGLVLGMAGAVSALGVARLHGTWRSLAGLSVLLCTIGTALTLTRSIWLGTVLGLLAVCVLERRLRLPALVLTVSTALVGVVVVASVPTLQESFTDRATTSRSLFDRANTNAAGLRVVEDRPLTGLGWTRFAAGEGMDYIRQADDYPLTNVRIEIHNVPLSRAAETGLPVALAYVVAVLLSLVTPLLRHYDGEQHGWRLVAVASVLMWLTAAMLSPVPYPTANYLVWLLAGVAAAPVLTRDGGDPWAAVRPLSPPTPAR
- a CDS encoding WecB/TagA/CpsF family glycosyltransferase, with product MTHTLSVVVPAHDEAEVVARCLSFLAEMPEGEVLVVVAANGCSDRTAAVARSAAGDRRDVVVLDLPEPGKVRALNAADEVAGDVFPRVYLDADVVVDAAALRGLRDALTASDAPRVAAPAPRFRLDGRPWPVRAFYDVFTRLPYAREGLVGLGVYALNAAGHARLGHFPDLVADDLYVQRLFDADERVATPAAFDVETPRTTAALVRVRTRVATGNAQLAATHAGDRFASTTGGTTAALRSLVRERPGRLPAVLCYALLTVAARLRARLGGRAATARWERDTTTRAAAEEPGGTVGSGAERKVRLDMLDFDAVTADDVVDRVVADASSGRGGVIVTPNIDIMQQCRDPEMAEVFRAADLVVADGAPVVLASRLVGDPLPERVTGSGLVPLLSQAAAEQDLSVFLLGAAPGVADRAAERLRDEAPGLDVAGTYCPPLGYEHDPEELRKIDKAVTAVAPDIVFVALGAGKQERLSHRLADLLPGTWFLGCGAALTMVAGEVPRAPGWLQGLGVEWVHRLVMEPRRLARRYLVDDAPYAVRLLLWSVRNSRRRPLASTA
- a CDS encoding lipopolysaccharide biosynthesis protein; the protein is MTADFRTRAGARSAARQAARREARHAARDAALERPEMAGAGGRSARGIAWNVGTQGIAYAVRLASIPVLARILSPDDYGLVAIVTAITGLVTVVGTLGISEAVIQRPRIDHAQSSTLFWLNVALGTVLMLLAMASAPLVALAFGREELLGITLATATSFALAGLGVQHHALLMRRLQYRQVAIRQGVSVVFGILASVAAALLGAGYWALVIQVIVQTGLGVALAWAAVPWRPGPPRRRSGIGGMLHFGGGVSSFHLVNYVGKNADAVVIGAFLGAPPVGLYSRAYNLLHAPLEQVLQPVANVMRPTLGALWGDDERYRRYYLTVVAGLSYVCMPLVLVLVVLADDVVAIMLGPQWTEAVPVFRWLSIAGLAGVVGYTNGWLYATSGRAWQWARWALVSRPIGIAGFFVGTPWGIEGVAAVTAVIGVALAPVGLYLAGRGTPVSLVDVIGSVVRPFLVAAAMAGAALGSALLLDEQGAVVTVLVAGSVAAAVGVLLAAAWPRVRREVADMWRTLTSRASGD